One Gloeothece verrucosa PCC 7822 DNA window includes the following coding sequences:
- a CDS encoding serine/threonine protein kinase, giving the protein MPAESRHRRLLANRYQLTELIGSGAMGQVYRAEDKLLGGVTVAVKFLSQALLNKKMRERFEREATISALLGEKSIHIVKVRDYGVDEKEIPFYVMEFLQGESLSEIIKFHPLPLSRFLNLARQICFGMECAHKGILYQGELCPIIHRDIKPSNILVTQDSALGELVKILDFGIAKLVQSGGDQTQSFMGTLAYCSPEQMEGKELDNSSDIYSLGIMMYEMLTGDMPLLPENSSFGGWYEVHHYAEPQAFNPSLKIPVGLQNLIRKCMGKNPLDRPQSIGEILQTLEQIELAAKPAPKEEKELKTEMLPFNGQRDLKPDISARERTVTLSAKDVCLQSQWPKDKPQQKIVFPHIMTCKDGALATLWVMLEKPDILTSIASIRYNQFLFIPTPHPMILWITVLYHRENGPRWLPCYLDLKTLQGQQLARALGELGNYWILFFALDDPKKCERAITASIAPNQCERLKDWALQGQSARVGKPQISKRMLKRELDKLKPKILVKLEAGLENIASNV; this is encoded by the coding sequence ATGCCGGCCGAATCAAGACATCGTCGTTTACTGGCTAACCGCTATCAACTGACTGAGTTGATCGGTAGCGGTGCTATGGGACAAGTTTATCGAGCAGAAGACAAACTTCTGGGAGGAGTGACTGTGGCGGTCAAGTTTCTCTCTCAAGCCTTGCTGAATAAAAAAATGAGAGAGAGATTCGAACGAGAAGCCACTATTTCTGCTCTTTTAGGTGAAAAAAGTATTCATATTGTCAAAGTACGAGATTATGGAGTGGACGAAAAAGAAATTCCTTTTTATGTTATGGAATTTCTACAAGGAGAAAGTTTGAGTGAAATTATTAAATTTCATCCTCTACCTTTGTCTAGGTTTCTCAATCTAGCTCGTCAAATTTGCTTTGGTATGGAGTGCGCCCATAAAGGGATTTTATATCAAGGAGAACTCTGCCCAATTATCCATCGAGATATTAAACCTAGCAATATTCTGGTGACTCAGGACTCTGCTTTAGGAGAGTTAGTAAAAATTCTCGATTTTGGGATTGCTAAACTGGTGCAGTCTGGAGGGGATCAAACTCAGTCGTTTATGGGAACTCTGGCCTATTGTTCTCCAGAACAAATGGAAGGTAAAGAGCTAGATAATAGCTCGGATATCTATAGTTTGGGCATCATGATGTACGAAATGCTCACCGGGGATATGCCGCTATTGCCAGAAAATTCCTCGTTTGGTGGTTGGTATGAAGTGCATCACTACGCTGAACCCCAAGCGTTTAATCCCAGTTTAAAAATTCCTGTGGGATTACAAAATCTCATTCGCAAGTGTATGGGAAAAAATCCCCTTGATCGTCCTCAAAGTATTGGTGAAATTTTACAAACTCTAGAGCAAATTGAACTGGCGGCTAAACCTGCTCCTAAAGAGGAAAAAGAGCTAAAAACCGAAATGCTCCCCTTTAATGGACAACGAGATTTGAAACCGGATATCTCTGCGCGGGAGCGTACCGTGACTTTATCAGCTAAGGATGTTTGTCTCCAAAGTCAATGGCCAAAAGATAAACCCCAACAGAAAATTGTTTTTCCCCACATTATGACTTGCAAAGACGGGGCCTTAGCTACTTTGTGGGTGATGTTGGAAAAGCCAGATATTCTCACGAGCATTGCTAGTATTCGTTATAATCAGTTTCTTTTCATTCCGACTCCTCATCCGATGATTTTATGGATTACTGTTCTCTATCATCGCGAAAATGGGCCCCGTTGGCTTCCTTGTTATTTAGACCTCAAAACCCTTCAGGGGCAACAACTCGCCCGCGCTTTGGGAGAATTGGGCAATTATTGGATTTTATTTTTTGCTCTCGATGATCCGAAAAAATGCGAGCGGGCCATTACTGCTTCTATCGCGCCTAATCAATGTGAACGGCTTAAAGACTGGGCACTTCAAGGTCAAAGCGCCCGGGTGGGCAAACCCCAAATTAGCAAACGAATGTTAAAGCGGGAGCTAGATAAACTAAAACCGAAAATTTTAGTTAAGTTAGAAGCGGGATTAGAGAATATTGCTAGTAATGTTTGA
- the ilvB gene encoding biosynthetic-type acetolactate synthase large subunit gives METTNINSETIAAIKTERVNGAYALLDSLKRHGVKHIFGYPGGATLPIYDEIYKAEQRGDIQHILVRHEQGAAHAADGYARATGKVGVCLATSGPGATNIVTGLATAHMDSVPIIVITGQVPRSLLGTDGFQEVDIFGITLPIVKHSYIISKASEIPRVIAEAFHIASSGRPGPVLIDIPKDVGAEIFDYIPIEPGSIKLIGYRPTVKGNPRQLKRAIELIQKAERPLLYVGGGAIIANAHVEIEKLAKTYNIPVTTTLMGKGIFDESDPLALGMLGMHGTAYSNYAVSECDLLIAVGVRFDDRVAGKRQEFAQQANVIHIDIDPAEMGKNRQPDVPIVGDVLQVLQDLWEIMQQQEVNIPHSQTQLWFEHLQQLKQTYPLVPSYPANSISPQEVIVEVARQCPHAYYTTDVGQHQMWAAQFLKNLPRHWMTSGGLGTMGYGVPAAVGVKVAFADEPVICISGDGSFQMNMQELGTIAQYGLGVKIVILNNGWLGMVRQWQHLFYNDRYEATNLQSGSPAFCKLADVYGIKGILVQKREELTPAIAEMLAHPGAVILEVRVESHEDCYPMIAPGQGNTQMMGVVPNYVDKSRATSIICRSCGTENLPHHKCCCECGTKL, from the coding sequence ATGGAGACAACCAACATAAATAGTGAGACGATCGCCGCAATAAAAACTGAACGAGTCAATGGCGCTTATGCTTTATTAGACAGTTTGAAACGTCACGGAGTGAAACATATTTTCGGCTATCCAGGAGGCGCAACTCTGCCAATTTATGATGAAATTTACAAAGCCGAACAAAGAGGAGATATCCAACATATACTTGTCCGACATGAACAAGGAGCGGCTCATGCTGCCGATGGTTACGCCAGAGCAACCGGTAAAGTGGGGGTTTGTTTAGCCACCTCTGGGCCAGGAGCAACCAATATAGTAACGGGTTTAGCCACTGCTCACATGGATTCTGTACCAATTATAGTGATTACTGGGCAAGTTCCTCGCTCTTTATTAGGCACCGATGGATTTCAAGAAGTGGATATTTTTGGGATTACTCTACCCATTGTTAAACATTCCTATATCATCTCAAAAGCGAGTGAAATTCCGCGAGTAATTGCTGAAGCGTTTCATATAGCCAGTAGCGGCAGACCGGGGCCTGTATTAATTGATATTCCCAAAGATGTAGGCGCAGAAATATTTGATTATATTCCCATAGAACCCGGAAGCATCAAATTAATCGGATATCGTCCCACCGTCAAAGGAAACCCGCGTCAACTCAAAAGAGCCATAGAATTAATTCAGAAAGCTGAACGCCCTTTACTGTATGTTGGTGGCGGTGCAATTATTGCTAATGCTCATGTCGAGATCGAAAAACTGGCAAAAACCTATAACATTCCTGTCACCACGACGTTAATGGGTAAAGGCATCTTTGATGAGTCTGATCCTTTAGCCTTGGGAATGCTCGGAATGCACGGAACGGCTTATTCTAATTATGCGGTTAGTGAGTGTGATTTATTAATTGCCGTTGGGGTTCGTTTTGATGATCGTGTGGCCGGTAAACGTCAAGAATTTGCCCAACAAGCAAACGTCATTCACATCGATATTGACCCGGCTGAAATGGGCAAAAATCGTCAACCTGATGTGCCCATTGTGGGAGATGTACTACAGGTGCTACAAGACCTCTGGGAAATAATGCAACAACAGGAAGTCAACATTCCCCACTCACAGACTCAACTCTGGTTTGAACATCTGCAACAATTAAAACAAACTTATCCATTAGTTCCCTCCTATCCCGCTAATAGCATTTCTCCTCAAGAAGTGATCGTCGAAGTGGCCCGCCAATGTCCTCATGCTTATTACACGACAGATGTGGGACAACACCAAATGTGGGCGGCTCAGTTTCTCAAAAATCTTCCTCGTCATTGGATGACAAGCGGCGGTTTAGGCACAATGGGTTATGGTGTGCCGGCGGCAGTGGGGGTTAAAGTGGCCTTTGCCGATGAACCGGTCATTTGTATTAGCGGCGATGGCAGTTTTCAGATGAATATGCAGGAATTGGGAACCATCGCTCAGTATGGTTTAGGGGTAAAAATTGTCATTCTCAATAATGGTTGGTTAGGAATGGTGCGTCAATGGCAACATTTGTTTTATAACGACCGCTATGAAGCCACGAATTTGCAATCCGGCTCGCCGGCTTTTTGTAAATTGGCAGATGTTTATGGGATTAAGGGTATTTTAGTGCAAAAACGAGAAGAACTTACCCCTGCTATTGCTGAAATGTTGGCTCATCCCGGGGCGGTTATTTTAGAGGTGAGAGTTGAAAGTCATGAAGATTGTTATCCGATGATTGCTCCGGGCCAAGGGAATACTCAAATGATGGGCGTGGTGCCTAATTATGTTGATAAGTCTCGTGCTACCTCTATTATCTGTCGTAGCTGTGGGACTGAAAATCTGCCCCATCATAAATGTTGTTGTGAATGCGGCACTAAACTTTAG
- a CDS encoding pentapeptide repeat-containing protein: protein MKTTLTTITAILTCISLMIPARAENIEQLRQFLATKQCQQCDLSGSGLVLANLAGADLRGANLSGANLSQANLSGANLAGANLSGASFNGANLTAANLRGASVNGTDFRNVYFVNADLTGVSLDKAYVQGAVGIPDSAGNPEMFYGWGLMENKQGNFNAALQYYNKALDLNPKYAEAYLARSMVQYHFGNSAQATQDAKTASELFQEQQNPAGYQAAENFIAGMEAIAKRKTDAPSGSTAGIERVLQTVGGLLLQFFLRY from the coding sequence ATGAAAACAACTCTAACCACGATTACAGCAATATTAACCTGCATAAGCCTAATGATACCCGCTAGAGCCGAAAATATCGAACAATTACGCCAGTTTCTAGCCACAAAACAATGTCAGCAGTGTGATTTAAGCGGCTCCGGGTTAGTATTAGCCAACCTAGCCGGGGCAGACTTAAGAGGAGCCAACTTAAGCGGAGCCAACCTATCTCAAGCGAACTTAAGCGGAGCCAACTTAGCCGGTGCAAATTTAAGTGGAGCCTCTTTTAATGGCGCAAATTTAACGGCAGCCAACCTCAGAGGAGCAAGCGTCAACGGAACAGATTTTAGAAACGTTTATTTTGTCAATGCTGATTTAACCGGGGTAAGCTTAGATAAGGCTTATGTGCAAGGAGCCGTAGGCATTCCCGACTCAGCCGGCAACCCAGAAATGTTTTATGGTTGGGGCTTAATGGAAAATAAACAAGGAAACTTTAACGCGGCTTTGCAATATTACAATAAAGCCTTAGACTTAAACCCCAAATATGCCGAAGCCTATTTAGCTCGTAGCATGGTTCAATATCATTTCGGCAACAGCGCCCAAGCGACTCAAGATGCTAAAACAGCCTCAGAACTTTTTCAAGAACAACAAAACCCTGCCGGTTATCAAGCGGCTGAAAATTTTATTGCCGGTATGGAAGCCATCGCCAAGCGAAAAACCGATGCTCCCAGTGGAAGTACAGCCGGCATAGAAAGGGTACTTCAAACTGTCGGCGGCTTACTGTTACAATTTTTCTTACGCTATTGA
- a CDS encoding anhydro-N-acetylmuramic acid kinase codes for MYCIGLMSGTSVDGIDAALLNITGKDIDLKVELIAGATYPYPPALREKIIAVSEGACLSILELAQLDDAIATQFALAAKKIQQGHPQAQLIGSHGQTVFHRPPNPPRGEFSKTSLGYSLQLGRGEVITELTGITTVNKFRVADIAAGGQGAPLVPKVDAYLLSHPTDDRCIQNLGGISNVTYLPPRIHENWEAQIYGWDTGPGNVLLDLAVQKLTNGEKTFDENGEWAAQGNHSPELLDKWLQHEFFYQAPPKSTGRELFGRDFLERCWTDAVALQLPHQDFLATLVELTVASIVDAYQRFLPQIPQAVLLCGGGSRNLYLKKRLQENLANQSKVLTTDEVGINGDYKEAIAFAVLAYWRFSCSFPGNLPQVTGARKPMLLGDIHLPVS; via the coding sequence ATGTATTGTATCGGTTTAATGAGCGGCACATCCGTTGACGGCATTGATGCTGCCCTACTAAATATCACCGGAAAAGACATAGACTTAAAAGTTGAATTAATAGCCGGAGCAACTTATCCCTATCCTCCCGCCTTGCGAGAAAAAATCATCGCCGTATCTGAGGGAGCTTGTTTATCTATACTAGAACTGGCCCAGTTAGATGATGCGATCGCCACTCAATTTGCCTTGGCGGCTAAAAAAATACAACAGGGACATCCCCAAGCACAATTAATTGGTTCTCATGGTCAAACGGTATTTCACCGTCCGCCCAATCCTCCGAGGGGAGAATTTTCTAAAACCTCATTAGGATATAGCCTACAACTGGGACGAGGAGAAGTAATAACGGAGTTAACCGGCATCACAACGGTGAATAAATTTCGGGTAGCAGACATCGCGGCTGGTGGGCAGGGCGCTCCTCTTGTCCCTAAAGTGGATGCTTATCTGCTGTCCCATCCTACCGACGATCGCTGCATCCAAAATCTCGGCGGGATCAGCAATGTGACTTATTTACCTCCAAGAATCCATGAAAATTGGGAAGCTCAAATCTATGGTTGGGATACGGGACCGGGCAATGTTTTGTTAGATTTAGCTGTGCAAAAATTGACCAATGGTGAGAAAACCTTTGATGAAAATGGAGAATGGGCGGCACAAGGAAATCATTCGCCAGAATTATTAGATAAATGGCTACAACACGAGTTTTTTTATCAAGCTCCTCCGAAATCAACCGGACGAGAACTGTTTGGACGGGATTTTCTCGAGCGCTGCTGGACCGATGCAGTAGCCCTTCAACTGCCTCATCAAGATTTTCTCGCCACTTTAGTAGAATTAACGGTAGCCTCTATTGTTGATGCTTATCAGAGGTTTTTACCGCAAATCCCTCAAGCAGTTTTATTGTGTGGTGGAGGGAGTCGTAATTTATACTTGAAGAAGAGACTACAGGAAAATTTAGCCAATCAATCCAAAGTTTTAACCACTGATGAAGTGGGGATCAATGGGGACTATAAAGAAGCAATCGCCTTTGCTGTGTTAGCTTATTGGCGTTTTAGCTGCTCATTCCCGGGTAATTTACCTCAAGTAACTGGCGCAAGAAAACCAATGCTTTTGGGGGATATTCACCTTCCCGTCAGCTAA
- a CDS encoding TenA family protein encodes MITQQLWEDNQALVQDCLNHPFVQGIKNGTLPVTKFAFYVGQDAFFLEAFARAYSIAAAKSPDWEGFCHFHRLGDGVLEELHLHQSYARQWGVTLQEIQAAPATRRYIDFLLATAWSRDVGLIAVAMSPCMRLYAFLGQQLAQAGIPTHLYSNWIKTYSSPLFEELAQEIEALSDRYGELTEEIKSAYSYALLCERDFFTAAWESDFS; translated from the coding sequence ATGATCACTCAACAGTTATGGGAAGATAACCAAGCTTTAGTACAGGATTGTTTAAATCATCCCTTTGTACAAGGAATTAAAAACGGAACATTACCCGTCACTAAATTCGCTTTTTATGTAGGGCAAGATGCCTTTTTTTTAGAAGCCTTTGCCCGTGCCTATAGTATTGCTGCGGCAAAAAGTCCTGACTGGGAAGGATTTTGTCATTTTCATCGCTTAGGAGATGGTGTTTTAGAAGAATTACACTTACACCAAAGCTATGCCCGTCAGTGGGGAGTCACCCTTCAAGAGATTCAAGCCGCACCAGCAACTCGCCGCTATATCGATTTTTTACTCGCTACTGCCTGGAGTCGGGATGTCGGGTTGATAGCTGTGGCCATGAGTCCCTGTATGCGTCTATATGCCTTTTTAGGACAACAATTGGCTCAAGCGGGTATCCCAACTCATCTCTATAGTAATTGGATCAAAACCTATAGTAGCCCCCTATTTGAGGAATTAGCCCAAGAAATTGAGGCATTAAGTGATCGTTATGGGGAATTGACCGAGGAAATTAAGTCGGCTTATTCCTATGCTTTGTTGTGTGAAAGAGATTTTTTTACGGCGGCTTGGGAAAGTGATTTTAGTTGA
- a CDS encoding DEAD/DEAH box helicase, translating into MPTLHGSWIRHSAKGYFFIWGETWRPSLPASSISPHPFNLNQTELPSFLESQQLGVAEKFAEKWTSLVMALPSVAKGKSKTFLPLLSEQKVDDDSQKKSLSLQLWQVEGIALPPRVALNFFKKLPLNVLDIEESFFGKDLIFWLHIYRWSLDLLGRGKFLPGLFDSFEQPISCWYPLLDSAIDQARFAKFTQTMPTVCRAYLQEGEDFSREAEGEGVADSQALLLEVLRILVDTQLRSWIDNVPNIPKSLIVQPWLQSLVHYSPSFEFDSKNVTRVQTALYNWTLPIQDYLVTPTNNQLGQNQYRVCLVLQPPTDEQIQVGEVDWKLTYHLQALDDDHFLVKAETIWQHPVERLMVQKRAIEKPQETLLKGLGLASRLYEPISQSLQESKPIACLLNPIEVYQFIKTSVAELQNNGLGVILPPGLVSGDEKRLGIKVEAAVNSKPGERLNLASLLSYNLKIAIGNQTISQKDFDKLLAQKSPIVEINGQWIALQPADVRAAQSVLEQSNEQINLTVEDALRLSTGETKSLAKLPVVNFEASGILEEFINNITNNQSIQPLDTPKSFRGELRPYQNRGAGWLSFLEKWGLGACLADDMGLGKTPQFLAFILYLKQEYGLVNPTLVICPTSVVNNWEREVQKFAPTLSVLVHHGHERKKGKAFKRQVENKDLVITSYSLVYRDAATLEEIQWQGVVLDEAQNIKNAQAKQSQAVRKLNAGFRMALTGTPVENRLSELWSILDFLNPGFLGNQQFFQKRFAIPIEKYGDKESLTILRSLVRPFILRRLKTDKDIIQDLPEKQEMNVYCGLSVEQADLYQKLVDESLSNIEAATGIQRRGLILSLLLKLKQVCNHPAQYLKESRLNSGEKSGKLLRLEEMLEELVEEGDRALIFTQFAEWGKLLQPYLTQKLGREVLFLYGATPRQQRQEMIDRFQNDPAGPPIFILSLKAGGTGLNLTRANHVFHIDRWWNPAVENQATDRAFRIGQKQNVQVHKFICTGTLEEKINDMIESKKQLAEQTVDAGENWLTELDTDQLRTLLLLDRHAVIDE; encoded by the coding sequence ATGCCTACTTTACATGGGAGTTGGATTAGACATTCTGCCAAAGGTTATTTCTTTATTTGGGGGGAGACTTGGCGGCCATCCTTACCGGCTTCTTCTATTTCTCCTCATCCCTTTAATTTAAATCAAACTGAGTTGCCGTCTTTTTTAGAAAGTCAACAGCTTGGAGTGGCTGAAAAATTCGCCGAAAAATGGACGAGTTTAGTGATGGCTTTACCTAGTGTTGCTAAAGGGAAAAGTAAAACTTTTTTACCTCTTTTATCTGAGCAAAAAGTTGATGATGATAGTCAAAAAAAATCTCTCAGTTTGCAACTTTGGCAAGTAGAAGGGATTGCTTTACCTCCTAGAGTGGCTCTAAATTTTTTTAAAAAATTACCTCTAAATGTTCTTGATATCGAGGAGTCTTTTTTCGGAAAAGACCTAATTTTTTGGCTTCATATTTATCGCTGGAGTTTAGATTTGTTAGGTCGAGGAAAATTTTTACCGGGTCTGTTTGACTCGTTTGAACAACCGATTAGTTGTTGGTACCCTTTGTTAGATAGTGCGATTGATCAAGCTCGTTTTGCTAAGTTTACTCAAACGATGCCGACGGTTTGTCGGGCTTATTTGCAGGAGGGAGAAGATTTTTCAAGAGAAGCTGAGGGCGAGGGGGTTGCTGATTCCCAGGCTTTGTTGCTTGAGGTGTTAAGGATTTTAGTAGATACTCAATTACGGAGTTGGATTGATAATGTTCCTAATATTCCTAAAAGTTTAATAGTTCAGCCTTGGTTACAATCCTTAGTTCATTATTCTCCTTCTTTTGAATTTGACTCTAAGAATGTTACTCGTGTCCAAACAGCGCTCTACAATTGGACATTACCCATTCAAGACTATTTAGTTACTCCTACTAATAACCAATTAGGACAAAATCAGTATAGAGTTTGTTTAGTGCTACAACCGCCAACGGATGAACAAATTCAGGTGGGTGAGGTGGACTGGAAATTAACTTATCATTTACAAGCGTTAGATGATGATCATTTTTTAGTCAAGGCTGAAACGATTTGGCAGCATCCGGTTGAGCGTTTAATGGTGCAAAAAAGAGCCATTGAAAAGCCGCAGGAAACTTTACTCAAAGGATTAGGTTTAGCCTCTCGTCTTTATGAACCGATTAGCCAGAGTTTACAAGAAAGTAAACCTATTGCTTGTCTACTTAATCCCATAGAAGTTTATCAATTTATTAAAACCTCTGTTGCTGAATTACAAAATAACGGGTTAGGTGTTATTTTACCCCCGGGTTTAGTGTCAGGCGATGAAAAACGTTTAGGAATTAAAGTGGAAGCCGCCGTCAATTCCAAACCCGGCGAACGTCTCAATTTAGCAAGTCTCCTGAGTTATAACTTAAAAATTGCTATAGGCAATCAAACGATTTCTCAAAAAGATTTTGATAAATTATTAGCTCAAAAGTCGCCGATAGTAGAAATTAATGGGCAATGGATCGCCCTTCAACCGGCAGATGTTCGCGCGGCTCAATCGGTTTTGGAGCAATCGAATGAGCAAATTAATTTAACGGTTGAAGATGCTTTACGTCTGAGTACCGGAGAGACAAAAAGTCTGGCTAAATTACCGGTGGTCAATTTTGAAGCTTCGGGAATTCTCGAAGAATTTATTAATAATATTACCAATAATCAAAGTATCCAACCGCTAGACACTCCCAAAAGTTTCCGAGGTGAATTACGTCCTTATCAAAATCGCGGAGCCGGCTGGTTAAGTTTCCTAGAAAAGTGGGGCTTAGGTGCTTGTTTAGCGGATGATATGGGATTGGGAAAAACCCCTCAGTTTTTGGCTTTTATTCTCTATCTTAAACAAGAATATGGCTTAGTCAATCCCACTTTAGTGATTTGTCCGACTTCTGTGGTGAATAACTGGGAAAGAGAGGTGCAAAAATTTGCTCCCACTCTATCTGTTTTGGTGCATCATGGCCATGAGAGAAAAAAAGGTAAAGCCTTTAAAAGACAAGTAGAAAATAAGGATTTAGTCATTACCAGTTATTCTTTGGTTTATCGAGATGCGGCAACTTTAGAGGAAATTCAATGGCAAGGGGTGGTTTTAGATGAGGCCCAAAATATTAAAAATGCTCAGGCTAAACAGTCTCAAGCTGTCCGAAAATTAAATGCAGGTTTTCGTATGGCTTTAACCGGGACTCCGGTAGAAAATAGATTGTCTGAATTATGGTCTATTTTGGATTTTCTCAATCCTGGGTTTTTGGGAAATCAGCAATTTTTTCAAAAGCGGTTTGCTATTCCTATAGAAAAGTATGGGGATAAAGAATCTTTGACCATTTTGCGCTCTTTGGTGCGTCCTTTTATCCTGCGGAGATTGAAAACGGATAAGGATATTATTCAAGATTTACCCGAAAAACAGGAAATGAATGTCTATTGTGGGTTGTCTGTTGAACAAGCTGATCTCTATCAAAAATTAGTGGATGAGTCTCTGAGTAATATTGAAGCAGCAACCGGTATTCAACGGCGAGGATTAATTCTCAGTTTACTGTTGAAACTTAAACAAGTTTGTAACCATCCCGCCCAGTATTTAAAAGAAAGCCGCTTAAACTCCGGGGAAAAATCGGGTAAACTCCTGCGTTTAGAGGAAATGTTAGAAGAGTTAGTGGAAGAAGGAGATCGCGCTCTCATTTTTACCCAATTTGCTGAGTGGGGTAAACTATTACAACCCTATCTGACTCAAAAATTAGGTCGAGAGGTACTGTTTTTATACGGGGCAACGCCACGACAACAACGACAAGAAATGATTGATCGTTTTCAAAATGATCCCGCCGGACCGCCGATTTTTATTCTCTCTCTCAAAGCGGGAGGAACCGGACTCAATTTAACCCGTGCTAATCATGTTTTTCATATTGATCGCTGGTGGAACCCGGCAGTCGAAAATCAAGCCACTGATAGAGCGTTTCGCATTGGACAAAAGCAGAATGTCCAGGTGCATAAGTTTATTTGTACCGGCACATTAGAAGAAAAAATTAATGACATGATCGAAAGCAAAAAACAACTTGCAGAACAGACAGTAGATGCCGGGGAAAATTGGTTAACTGAATTAGATACTGATCAATTACGTACCTTGCTTTTACTAGATCGCCATGCTGTTATAGATGAATAG
- a CDS encoding GxxExxY protein yields the protein MLDEEIKLKEGLPADFRVENKVIFELKSRETVAPLDKKQVITYLHLTHKYLGFLINFNSDLIKNPSPALSTTYNTHP from the coding sequence ATTCTTGATGAAGAAATAAAATTAAAGGAAGGTTTACCGGCTGATTTTAGGGTAGAAAATAAAGTTATTTTTGAACTTAAATCAAGAGAAACCGTAGCACCACTTGACAAAAAACAAGTTATTACCTATCTTCACCTAACCCATAAATATCTCGGATTTCTCATCAATTTCAACAGTGACTTAATCAAAAACCCTTCACCTGCCTTGTCAACAACCTATAACACCCACCCTTAA
- a CDS encoding universal stress protein, with protein sequence MFQSCLICTDFTDGLDRLVNFVPELAKGGLKKIIFLHSLPVWEQERLTGVDETQIAQARERLSGALQKVPEGVEVKIEVLCGRPTDTILRVLNHEKLDVIIAGTPIRSALEEKFFGSTSMELTKQTASPLMILRPQLISTYTVEELSLRCQHLWRYLLIPYSDSEAGQYLISQIKKYAQNRPANSLQKCMLLSIIEDKGRENIITTHRLEQAHQKLEALKEELEQLELEVNIEVKQGNILREIIHTAVEFDISAIAVAKNPRSPIIDWAVPSVVNEVLHGVWFPLLFFSPHK encoded by the coding sequence ATGTTTCAAAGTTGCTTAATTTGCACAGATTTTACCGACGGACTAGATCGTTTAGTTAATTTTGTTCCCGAATTAGCAAAAGGTGGTTTAAAAAAAATTATTTTTCTTCATAGTCTTCCCGTATGGGAACAAGAAAGACTCACGGGCGTTGACGAAACCCAAATAGCCCAAGCTAGAGAACGCCTTTCAGGTGCCTTGCAAAAAGTGCCCGAGGGAGTAGAGGTAAAAATCGAAGTTCTCTGTGGTCGTCCCACCGATACCATTCTGCGAGTCCTTAACCATGAGAAACTTGACGTGATCATAGCAGGAACCCCCATTCGTAGTGCATTAGAGGAAAAATTTTTCGGCAGTACCAGCATGGAGTTAACCAAACAAACCGCTTCTCCTTTAATGATTCTACGTCCGCAGTTGATTTCTACCTATACAGTTGAGGAACTGTCATTGCGCTGTCAACACCTGTGGCGTTATCTGTTAATTCCCTACAGTGATAGTGAAGCGGGTCAATATTTAATCAGCCAAATTAAAAAGTATGCCCAAAATCGTCCTGCCAATTCTCTACAAAAATGTATGTTATTGTCGATCATTGAAGACAAAGGACGGGAAAACATCATCACCACTCATCGCCTAGAACAAGCCCATCAGAAGCTAGAAGCCCTTAAAGAGGAGTTAGAGCAACTAGAGTTAGAAGTTAATATAGAAGTCAAGCAAGGTAATATTTTACGAGAAATCATCCATACAGCCGTAGAATTTGACATCAGTGCCATCGCTGTTGCCAAAAATCCCCGGAGTCCTATTATAGACTGGGCTGTCCCCAGTGTCGTCAATGAAGTGCTGCACGGTGTTTGGTTTCCTCTGTTGTTTTTCTCGCCCCATAAATAA
- a CDS encoding orange carotenoid protein N-terminal domain-containing protein, producing MTNTQTYTKNPTTEKALELFFTFDTDTQLALLWYGYLDIKDQLDPAPPNSVEVMGKTVFDQVAALPKEEQLQAQRDMITGAGDIGRTYQALDIGARIEVWLLLGQGMEQGTIIQVPSDYELPDNTNEFVEAIKQVNFEERINFMRSAVMRMG from the coding sequence ATGACAAACACACAAACATACACAAAAAATCCAACCACAGAAAAAGCTTTAGAACTCTTCTTTACTTTTGATACAGACACTCAACTTGCCCTGCTTTGGTACGGTTATTTAGACATAAAAGATCAATTAGATCCCGCTCCTCCCAATTCCGTAGAAGTAATGGGAAAAACCGTTTTTGATCAAGTGGCGGCTTTACCAAAAGAAGAACAATTACAAGCTCAACGAGACATGATTACCGGTGCAGGCGACATAGGTCGTACTTATCAAGCGCTAGACATTGGTGCAAGAATAGAAGTCTGGCTGTTATTAGGTCAGGGAATGGAACAAGGCACCATTATTCAAGTTCCTTCTGACTACGAATTGCCCGATAATACCAACGAATTCGTAGAAGCCATTAAACAAGTCAATTTTGAAGAAAGAATTAACTTCATGCGTAGCGCTGTCATGAGAATGGGTTAA